A genomic segment from Desulfonatronovibrio magnus encodes:
- a CDS encoding ribbon-helix-helix protein, CopG family: MITLRLDPKLEQQVSHTAKHLGLSKSELIRKSLVDYIEKIEKQSPWESGQDLFGKYSSGRSDLSSNRKELLKDKIRAKRNG; this comes from the coding sequence ATGATTACATTAAGACTTGACCCAAAGCTTGAGCAGCAAGTCAGTCACACAGCGAAACATCTTGGCCTGTCAAAATCAGAACTTATCCGCAAAAGCCTTGTTGATTATATTGAGAAGATCGAGAAACAAAGTCCGTGGGAATCAGGCCAGGACTTGTTCGGTAAATACTCAAGCGGTAGAAGCGATTTGTCTTCAAACAGAAAAGAACTTCTAAAAGATAAAATTCGGGCAAAAAGGAATGGATAA